One genomic segment of Sebastes fasciatus isolate fSebFas1 chromosome 17, fSebFas1.pri, whole genome shotgun sequence includes these proteins:
- the LOC141754342 gene encoding ADP-ribosylation factor-like protein 4A isoform X2, whose product MEVYVCRIHQDMLLLQSRWNKSSDDFSRSTKMGNGLSDHRFPCLPSFQALHIVILGLDCAGKTTVLYRLRFNEFVNTVPTKGFNTEKIKVTLGGGRRTASFHFWDVGGQEKLRPLWRSYTRCADGIVFVVDSVDAERVEEAKTELHKITRLAENQGVPVLVVANKQDLRNSLSLAEMESTLALGELGAATPWHLQPACAIIGEGLQEGLEKLHAMIVKRRKMLRQQKKKKR is encoded by the coding sequence GCTCTTGCTGCAGTCCCGCTGGAATAAAAGCAGTGACGACTTCTCCCGCTCCACCAAGATGGGGAATGGATTATCGGATCATCGCTTCCCCTGCCTGCCGTCCTTCCAGGCTCTCCACATTGTCATTCTGGGACTGGACTGCGCGGGAAAGACCACCGTGCTGTACCGCCTGCGCTTCAACGAGTTCGTGAACACCGTCCCGACTAAAGGTTTCAACACGGAGAAGATCAAGGTGACTCTCGGAGGCGGTCGACGGACGGCTTCGTTCCACTTCTGGGACGTCGGCGGTCAGGAGAAGCTGCGTCCTCTGTGGCGCTCTTACACGCGCTGCGCCGACGGCATCGTGTTCGTGGTGGACTCGGTGGACGCCGAGCGCGTCGAGGAGGCCAAGACGGAGCTGCACAAGATCACGCGGCTGGCGGAGAACCAGGGAGTGCCGGTTCTGGTGGTGGCTAACAAACAGGACCTGAGGAACTCGCTCAGCCTGGCCGAGATGGAGAGCACGTTGGCTCTGGGCGAGCTCGGCGCCGCCACGCCCTGGCACCTTCAGCCCGCCTGCGCTATCATCGGCGAGGGACTGCAGGAAGGTCTGGAGAAGCTGCACGCCATGATCgtgaagaggagaaagatgcTGCggcaacagaagaagaagaagagatga